The Carassius auratus strain Wakin chromosome 7, ASM336829v1, whole genome shotgun sequence genome contains the following window.
CCCCACCGAtggttctcctgcaggagaaacacgaaggcactactgagaaaaaccATGTTGAGTCACGTGAAGGAAAGGACACAAAGTACCtacaggcttacctgagagtccccgtgacagagtcagaagcgactcggacctatactctctggccccgagagtggattttagattcccttttcccttcccttcccttcacacattttaaataaagttgttttaatcaTACTCCctctctctcgtgtgtctggtcattggggtgttcttgggacctcctcgaggtggaaactagggaggggcgagactcacgacatctgtggtccgctccgacctgtgacactcGCTCCAAAGCCATGATATCTCTCGTCTCGTGGAAAAACTAAAATCGCGTGCGCGATCCTACTTGCTTAGCTTATTTTCTCATGGGCGGGAAATATTTCtctgggcgggcaaagcagagaaaggggaggtaacatttCTCCTTAAAACGTCACaaggaggagattcaagatcagaccgtttgagcttccattttctcaaaggcagaaaAAGATAGCAAAATCTCGATTTACACTGATTACAATTTCTATAAAaattggggaccatatacaggcaaAGGGAACTCATAGAACGTTACAAGTTACTGATGAATAGTGGCAGCAAGAGTGCCAGCATACACTCACCTGCCGAGAGAGATCAAAAAGGTTTTCGTACCGagcataacgaaagggtagtaaACTTGAACAATGCACAGGGGTTAAGTATCAATTAATCATAAatgtattactatatatatatatatatatatatatatatatatatatatatatatattgaattatatgttttagatttgttttcattatttttattagggtTTTTATgtcacaatatttttatttttacacaatatgcatctttattttttttttttttaattattttatcttttaaatgaTGAGAAgggaaactagctgaaatattactgtaataataaagTTTGTCCATTTAAGTTAATGTGTTTTTAGTTTAAAgcaatatcttatatatatatatatatatatatatatatatatatatatatacatagatctatatatacacagacacagtTTATATATGTTGATAATGCTGGTGAGAAGATAGTTTCGGGAGAAACAATATAAGCAGTGGAAATATTTTTCTTGATATactttgatttctttctttttttaaattattttttaaatatatattttttttttgtggagcaACAAatgtactacttttttttttttttccagaggcgacagcggcaggGAATCGAAACCCCATCGATGACAGAATCGAGAAATGGAATGGAGAATggtgaaatgtatacattttcctCCCTCTCAGTCCAGTGATTTCTGTGCTTATGTTTGTGTACATGactgtaaataatgtttaattttttttttttagacgcaGGTTGTCTCACGCCATCTCAACATTCAAATCTTCATTCAAACCAGCTCTGTTTGCATGACTGTGCAGTATAACCACAGCCTTGAGCACAATAAATCAGAGCTTGACCTCCATCAGTTAcacttaaaaacatgtgaaatgaGTTCATGACCATAGACTGTACAAGTAAAGTCTAATTAGCACACGGTGGAGCAAGTTTCTACATTTTAATTGGAAAACCAGATAGAAATATTGTGCACTAATGTCTACTCTAAGACAAGCTGAGTACCAGCtccaacattttattaaataagtacTACAGGGCTTTGATGCAAATGAACTGGATTAGTGGTCAGTAATCAGTAAGAACAGACTTCCAGACTCTAATGCGCCTGATGGTTTCACTACATTTACATCTGTTCGTTTATCCATATggtttatccaaagcaacttacaaatgaagaaAACACTTTTAGACCAGGACAACACCAAATAAGTGTAATTACATAACAATATTAACAAAAGGAGTTAGTAGGTTGAGttgcatgtattttttatatatatatatatgtattgatttatattttcttGTTAAATGTAGTTTGTTTATTGGTTTAgagttttagcattttatttattgtatcttTACatctttttatgtattatatttttataatttttatcagCTACTGACATTAGTGATGTGAATGGCTATTTGTAatctgttatattttaaatatatatacagtacagaccaaaagtttggacacaccttctcattcaaagagttttgtttattttcatgactatgaaaattgtagattcacactgaaggcatcaaaactataaattaacacatgtggaattatatatggaattatatacataccaaaaaagtgtgaaacaactgaaaatcttATTCAAGAAAATCATAATCaagtcatattctaggttcttcgaagtagccaccttttgctttgattactgctttgcacactcttggcattcgcttgatgagcttcaagaggtagtcacctgaaatggtcttccaacagtcttgaaggagttccccaagagatgcttagcacttgttggcccttttgccttctgtctgcggtccagctcacccctaaatcATCTCAGTTGGGCTCAGGTccagtgacttttttttattttattttttttattagatttaaactgtttcatttattattaatttatgtctGTTTGGTATTAGTTACgccgttaactgatggactgagtGTGATGATTGGGAGTTTGTGTTAATCCAGGTTGATAGGTCAAAAGGACAGGCTGAGATATGAGCTGAGAGGTGTGGTTTTGAGAATGAGGAGACAGATAAAGCTGCATGTCCTCTGTCTCGCAGTAAGGTGGTGTAAATTCAGAAGAGAACTGGGCTGCGCACCGAACCCTGAGGCACACCACTGGTAAGAAGTCATTATTTGAACTTCCAGAAGAGTTTATGACTTTCAAAGGCCTAAAGTGAAGCAGTCTTTGATAAGTAATGTGTATTGACCTTTAATAACTCTAATTTAACTAGACTAATAAGGGTTGAGTTTGCAGTAATTGCATTGATTTATCTCTTTGCCATTTATCCACTCATTACTTTgagaactgttttatatatatatatatatatatatatatatatatatatatatatatatatatatatatatatatatatatatcatatcaacTACTCATTTATTGGTAAAGGaagcatttttaatgcattaatgttttaGTACCTTGGTTAGTTTAAAGGATAaaccagaattattattatttttttaatggcttaGTTTAATTTTCTTGTAGGTGATTCATGATGAAGAGGGTTTTGCTCTTGGTTTTTCTTGGAGGTTagttcatttttcattatttctacattttaaaaaaaggttaatgtAACCTGTCAAACattgattttaaagttttagttcatttCAACCCATTTCAATACCCATTTAattcaaggcaagtttatttatatatcacaatgttaattcaaagtgcttaccataaaagaaagtaaaataatcataaataaaaataaagcaaggaatttaaaacatttgaaaatgatttaaaagttgatttaaaatcAATTGTAGGCAGTGCAATGCAATAATTTCTGGTTGCACAAGACACAGTGCAattcataaaatacagtgcagtttaactaattcagtttattttatcttCAGCTCTGATGCCTGTGACATTCCCACAGACTCGTATGTTTTACTTTGTGCCGAAATTGATGAGATGGTCAGATGCGCAGATACACTGCAGACGGAATTACATTGATCTGGCCACCATCGATGACCAAACTGATAGGGATGAGATGATGAGAGTCATACTGCAGTTTCATAATGGGGACGTGTGGACTGGACTCAGTCGGACAGACAAGAGTGCTCCCTGGGTCTGGTCCGATCAGAGCCCATCCACGTTCATGCCATGGGCTCCCACTCAGCCAAACAACTGGGGAGGCAGTCAGTACTGCGTGGTAGTGACTCCGGGGGCGGGGCTTAATGATCTGAATTGTGAAGGAACCTTTCCTTCTGTTTGCTATACTGGTGAGTATTTACACACATTTCACCACTTTGATTTAATCCATGATTGATTCAATTGTTTTCATTGCtttatgtattaaatgttatttcagtGTATAAA
Protein-coding sequences here:
- the LOC113105472 gene encoding C-type lectin BfL-1-like, with amino-acid sequence MMKRVLLLVFLGALMPVTFPQTRMFYFVPKLMRWSDAQIHCRRNYIDLATIDDQTDRDEMMRVILQFHNGDVWTGLSRTDKSAPWVWSDQSPSTFMPWAPTQPNNWGGSQYCVVVTPGAGLNDLNCEGTFPSVCYTERLKQTVRLEIKSNQNVNDPAVNSEILLQIGKRLKENGLKDYAKLSWKIQPDANVFQKIDATQQTEPCKTDGRKTFY